A stretch of Capsicum annuum cultivar UCD-10X-F1 unplaced genomic scaffold, UCD10Xv1.1 ctg995, whole genome shotgun sequence DNA encodes these proteins:
- the LOC124895764 gene encoding uncharacterized protein LOC124895764, translating into MDPSLINTNTSSESVTTFSVAMDMSVSIGREITPELIAGLEQQTAELRLMVQNTPLPHCAPPVYTYATTPPVTQTQGLYHIDANHYVKMENDLRMYTDDTVNRKLKDLEDAIRSLRGLGNNQSVRYEDLCAFPEIELPPGYKIPKFEKFDGFENSFFHLKTYCEKLIGVGKNEGIRDDLANAFVDHYKFHVDIIPDRISITKLRQRSNENFYEYSIHWREKATRVHPPMEETEMISYFIHALNLEYFDRMITMAGKTFIEIVKT; encoded by the exons ATGGATCCTAGTCTGATTAACACAAATACTTCTTCTGAGTCAGTTACCACCTTTTCTGTGGCAATGGACATGAGTGTCTCGATAGGAAGGGAAATAACCCCAGAGCTCATTGCCGGTTTGGAGCAACAAACTGCCGAGCTAAGGCTCATG GTTCAGAACACACCCTTGCCACACTGTGCTCCACCAGTGTACACCTATGCTACCACCCCACCGGTAACACAAACTCAAGGGTTATACCACATAGATGCTAATCATTATGTTAAAATGGAGAATGATCTAAGAATGTACACTGATGATACAGTGAATAGAAAGCTCAAGGACTTAGAAGATGCAATAAGGAGTCTTCGGGGGCTTGGGAATAACCAAAGTGTGAGGTATGAAGATTTGTGTGCATTTCCCGAGATTGAGTTGCCTCCTGGTTATAAGATcccaaagtttgaaaaatttgatGGGTTCGAAAATTCTTTCTTTCACTTGAAAACTTATTGTGAAAAGTTAATTGGTGTGGGCAAGAATGAAGGAATACGG GATGACCTGGCAAATGCTTTTGTGGATCACTACAAGTTTCATGTCGACATTATTCCTGATAGAATCTCTATCACAAAGCTAAGACAGAGGTCAAATGAGAATTTTTATGAATATTCCATACACTGGAGAGAAAAAGCGACTAGGGTACATCCCCCAATGGAAGAAACTGAGATGATCAGTTACTTCATCCATGCACTAAATCTCGAATATTTTGACCGCATGATAACAATGGCTGGAAAAACATTTATTGAAATTGTCAAGACTTGA